The following proteins are co-located in the Apium graveolens cultivar Ventura chromosome 5, ASM990537v1, whole genome shotgun sequence genome:
- the LOC141660858 gene encoding uncharacterized protein LOC141660858, whose protein sequence is MYYATKWIEARPLAKIREKEMVEFLMEHIVFSFGVPRIVVTDIGTQFIGEKFTHTLSQLKIKHIKSSVAYPQANGQVENDTKVNYISFSFQNGLRPRGRFARRGLPQLSKGRAFDPATSQESLPFHNILMEEVRDETTAKVLLQQTKTTAYFNKKVKIRQFLVGDLVLRESAASQPTLTGKFKESLKPRGKVPTR, encoded by the exons ATGTACTACGCGACAAAGTGGATCGAAGCTCGACCTCTAGCAAAAATTCGTGAGAAAGAAATGGTTGAATTTCTAATGGAACACATTGTGTTCAGCTTCGGTGTACCAAGGATTGTAGTGACAGACATTGGGACCCAATTTATTGGCGAAAAATTTACACATACCTTGTCACAACTTAAGATTAAGCACATCAAATCTTCAGTAGCCTATCCTCAAGCTAATGGACAAGTCGAA AACGACACCAAGGTCAACTACATAAGTTTCTCCTTTCAAAATGGCTTACGGCCTAGAGGCCGTTTCGCCCGTCGAGGTCTTCCTCAACTCTCCAAGGGTCGAGCATTTGACCCCGCAACTTCACAAGAAAGTCTTCCATTTCATAATATCCTCATGGAAGAGGTTAGAGACGAGACAACAGCTAAAGTCCTTCTGCAACAAACGAAAACAACGGCTTACTTCAATAAGAAGGTGAAAATTAGACAATTTCTAGTCGGAGATTTAGTGCTTCGAGAGTCGGCAGCCTCACAACCCACTCTCACCGGAAAGTTTAAGGAAAGTTTAAAGCCCCGTGGGAAGGTCCCTACCAGATAA